The Flavobacterium sp. CBA20B-1 genome includes the window TTCCTTGGATTTATATAAGGTGATAAAACATTCTCATTTCTATACGAATTTAAATCAAAAAAGTTTACACTTCCTTGTTCATATCCTGCTGTTCCGGTGCCATAATGCTTATCAAAATATCTACGTGCCCAGCGATTGGCTTGCTTTTCATAAGTTTAAATGTAAGGATTACTGTAAATTAAATAAAAGAAATTTAATCTTGATTTTTCAAGAAGTATTCATAAGTGTAGGTATTTTTTGTTAAAACAAATTTAATAAAAAAACACCATTCTTAAAATAATTTTATTTTTCTTCAAAATAATTCCTTAAAATACCTTAAAATTATTAATTAAAATATTGAAGGAACCTTACAAAATATAAAACATCAGCCCCAGATTCAACATATTAAAATGACTTTCACTATCGATAATATTTTGGGCATACAAGGGTTTAAAGCCATAATAAGCATAAAAATTCCATGTATTGAAACCTGCCGCAACATACACACCAAGGTTTGATTTGGAGAAAAAATGGGGATTTTTGAAGGTATAATTCCCTAAATCGCCTCGGTATTTTGAAGTAGAATTCAGTAAATAGCTGTATTTAATTCCTGTGTAAATACGCCAAAATTTATGTGAATGCACTTTGGAAGTGCGCCAGCGAAATTCGATTGGAATTTCGATATACGAGAGCTTTTGAACGTTTTTATCTGGATTATCGTCTATTGCAAAGGCAATCGAAGCATCATCAACCAAAGCCAAATTGTGTCGCAAATTATAAAATGCAAAACCCACGCCCGGTGCAATGGCTAAAGTGCGTTGTTTATTGATTGGAAAATCTCTCAAAAAGCCAAAATTGGTTCCTATGGAAATAGATCTTTGATTGATACCATTGGGCTTTTTTAGCAACAAACTGTGTGTTACGCCCACATAAAACTGGTCTTCCCGATAAAAAGGATCGGTAACTTTTATGGTGCGTTCCAATTCCGGAATGGTATCTGTTGCCTGCGAAAATGCTTGTACAGAAACCAAAAGAAGCAATATGTTAAAATTTTTTTTCATCATCTACAAATTATAAAACAATCCAACTTCCAAAGAAAATTACATCCGTTCATCAAAGCCTTTCGAAATGTTCAAGATAAGTTGTGTTAGCACTACAAACGCCCCACACACTTCATCATCACCCTCGAAATACCAACAAAAAAACCAATCGGCACTAAAAATTATAAACCAAACCAACGCTTAGCAATTGCTTAAATTGCACCCGCGGACCTTCGGTGATTTGCACGCCATCAACGTCGCGCTTGTTTTTTATGTCATCATCATAAATCAAATGACCGCCCAAAGTGGCTTTTAGCAAACTGTTGATTTTCATTTCTAACTGCAATTGCCAGTCGATATCTATATTTCCAAAATTATTCAAATAATCGGTATATAAGGTAAGATTGTTCTTTAAATTCACATTGTTCATAATGCTTTTATTCCATTCGGTGGTAAACAAAAAACCCAATTCGTTTCTCGATTTTTTGCCCGGTTGCAACAAATTTCCATTGGTATCAAATATTCCGCCTTCTAAACCAAAAGCACCACTGTTTGCCAAAGCATCATCTAAAACCAAAGTAGATTTTAACGTAAGGGGCGAAATATAGGCTTTAAAATTGTTTTTGGAATACTCAGAACCAATACCGGCAAATAAATAAGCAGGTGCAAGCGCGCGCGAAATAGGCACTTCTACATTTGGATAGGCATAACCGTTTGCCATTTGCGTGTTCAGCGTAACTTTGGCAGAATAATACCAATTCGATTTTACCGATGTTTTATACCCAAAAGATGAATTAATGGTTAAAACGTCGTCGGTTTTGCGCAGCTCTAAATTTTCTTGTTTATTCAATCCATACCGCACCTTTAATTCGTTTACCCAAATAGTGCGTCCTCTTTCATATTTTCGGGTGAAATCGCCTTTCACAATACCCGAAATGGAACTAAAACCACCTGCATTCCAATTTGAAAATGTTCCTT containing:
- a CDS encoding DUF3078 domain-containing protein: MFKFKIVVFFLMISAIGFSQPADTLLVKKPKIDIDTFYRTQFSVFDTLVKKNDTIFIRPITVEPKMVLQDSVLTSFSAGNVHQVVLSTFEVTKRNKNSDLAYFLIPKPEGMVYDRTPRANSQILYDALSPVRSEMSFWKKTNTLGLDINQGTFSNWNAGGFSSISGIVKGDFTRKYERGRTIWVNELKVRYGLNKQENLELRKTDDVLTINSSFGYKTSVKSNWYYSAKVTLNTQMANGYAYPNVEVPISRALAPAYLFAGIGSEYSKNNFKAYISPLTLKSTLVLDDALANSGAFGLEGGIFDTNGNLLQPGKKSRNELGFLFTTEWNKSIMNNVNLKNNLTLYTDYLNNFGNIDIDWQLQLEMKINSLLKATLGGHLIYDDDIKNKRDVDGVQITEGPRVQFKQLLSVGLVYNF
- a CDS encoding porin family protein — protein: MKKNFNILLLLVSVQAFSQATDTIPELERTIKVTDPFYREDQFYVGVTHSLLLKKPNGINQRSISIGTNFGFLRDFPINKQRTLAIAPGVGFAFYNLRHNLALVDDASIAFAIDDNPDKNVQKLSYIEIPIEFRWRTSKVHSHKFWRIYTGIKYSYLLNSTSKYRGDLGNYTFKNPHFFSKSNLGVYVAAGFNTWNFYAYYGFKPLYAQNIIDSESHFNMLNLGLMFYIL